A single region of the Eublepharis macularius isolate TG4126 chromosome 14, MPM_Emac_v1.0, whole genome shotgun sequence genome encodes:
- the MRPS24 gene encoding 28S ribosomal protein S24, mitochondrial gives MAAPLWRQARQGLQAFAGKLDHLSWILCSRQGFHTTAICHKNQAARVRVGKGNKPVTYEEAHPPHYIAHRKGWLSLHTSHLDGESGAAERTVEDVFIRRFIYGTFHGCLANEIVLKRRANTLIICVVFLQKLPPPKFYFLIGYTEVLLSFLYKCPVKMEVQTVPEKVVYKYI, from the exons ATGGCGGCGCCCTTGTGGAGGCAGGCGAGGCAGGGCTTGCAG GCCTTTGCAGGAAAACTTGACCACCTTTCCTGGATCCTTTGTTCAAGGCAGGGTTTTCACACCACCGCTATTTGTCATAAG AACCAAGCTGCTCGGGTTCGTGTTGGAAAAGGGAACAAGCCTGTGACCTATGAGGAAGCTCATCCACCCCATTACATTGCTCATCGTAAGGGATGGCTTTCTCTACACACAA GTCATCTGGACGGTGAAAGTGGAGCTGCTGAGCGCACCGTAGAGGATGTCTTCATTCGCAGGTTCATTTATGGCACCTTCCATGGCTGTCTAGCCAATGAGATTGTCCTGAAGCGCCGTGCCAATACTTTGATAATCTGTGTCGTCTTTCTGCAGAAGCTGCCGCCCCCCAAGTTCTATTTCCTGATTGGTTACACAGAGGTGCTGCTCTCCTTCCTGTACAAGTGCCCTGTCAAGATGGAAGTGCAGACAGTCCCTGAAAAGGTTGTCTATAAATACATCtaa